CTTCCCGACCTGGAAGAATTCCGAATGACACTCGTAGAACCCGGGCAGTACGTTTTTCAATTTCCCGAAGATGCAGAACTTACGTTCCCGCTCGAATACAAATACACCCGGGGGGGATGGGACCAGGTGGAGCTGGATCAATTTGGCAATCCGTATGCCAATCGGGTGATCATCGAAAAGGATATTGTAGTTCAGGATGTTGTGACACGCTGGCAAACTGATGTCTTAAAAAAAACCGACCTGTCCCCTATTATAGAGCTTGTCTCTGAGAATTTCGATATCCCACAATTTGGCAGAACGAGAAAAATACAAGTGCTGCTCCCGCACGATTATTACGACAGGCCTGATTTAAGCTTTCCAGTCCTTTATATGACAGACGGCCAGAATCTTTTTGGCGAGGGCTCTGAATATGGAAACTGGAAAATCGATCAAAGCCTCAAAAAGCTGGCGACAGAAGGGAAATCCGGAGTAATCATCGTGGCGATTGATCATGGAGATGAAGAAAGGATCGAGGAGCTTTCCCCTTATGCTAATGCGAAGCTGGGTAAAGGGAGAGGTGAGCATTTTTTAAGGTTCATTTCTGAAACCCTCAAACCCTATATGGATGAAACATACCGTACCAAAACTGACCGGCTTAACACCGGAATCGGTGGTAGCTCGGTCGGCGGACTTTTGAGCATATATGCGGCGTTAATGTTCCCCCAGGTGTTTGGCCGGATCATGGCATTTTCGCCTTCTCTCTGGGTTTCCCAACGCATCTATTTCGATGTGATACACTTTTTCGAGCCTTTTGAAACACGGATCTATTTATACGCAGGAGGGAAAGAAGGTGCCAATATGCTGCCAAACTTCGAAAAATTGACCGAATCGCTCGAAACACAGCGATTTGGCTACGATCGTGTTCAGATCAAAACCAACATTGACCCAAAAGGCCAGCATTCAGAAAAGCAATGGAGCAAGGAGTTTCCGGTTGCTTTGAAATGGTTGTTTTTTTAAATAGGGAGGAAGGGAGGAACGGAGAAAGGGACGAAGGAAAATGAAAAAGGGAAGAATGCAGAAGTATCTGCTCCTCTTCCCTTTTTCATTTTCCTTCCTCTACAATATATACTGACTCAAATCCCGGTTTTTCACTAGATGAGACAGCTTCTCTGATACCATTTCCGCGGTCACCGTGATTTGCGAATCCGCTCCGATCACATCGGGGATATCGAACATGAAGTCATTCAATAGCAGACTCATAACCGTTTGTAAACGCCTTGCACCAATATTTTCAACTTCGCTATTGACTTCAAAAGCGATCTTCGCCATTTCCTGGAGTGCGCCGTCTTCAAACGTCAGCTCCACCCCTTCCGCTTCCATCATCGCTTCGTATTGCTTGGTCAGTGCGTTTTTTGGGGTTTTTAGTATCTGATAAAAGTCCGACTCGGTCAGACTGTTCAGCTCTACCCGGATCGGGAAACGCCCCTGCAACTCGGGGATTAAATCGGAAGGCTTCGAGACATGGAAAGCCCCGGCGGCTACGAAAAGAATATGGTCTGTATTGATCACGCCATGTTTTGTATTGACGGCGCTACCTTCCACAATAGGTAGCAAATCGCGCTGCACACCTTCGCGGCTCACATCCGGCCCGCCGCTTCCGCCCGATCGGCTGGACGCCACTTTATCAATTTCATCAATAAAAATGATCCCCAGATTCTCCGCTTTTTTGATTGCCTCCACCTTCACTTCGTCCATGTCGATCAGCTTGGAAGCTTCTTCATCCAGCAATATCTTTCTCGCTTCTTCAACGGTCACCTTCCTCTTCTTTCCACGCCTCGGCATCATATTGCCGATCATTTCCTGGATATTCATCATCGAAACATCGTCCACAGCGCCACCGATCATACCGACATTCGGCATTTGATTTTGCTGCACTTCGATTTCAATTTTACGACTATCCAGCTCTCCATTTCTTATTTTTTCCCGAAAACGCTCCCTGGTACGCTGGTTCAGCTCACCGTCATCTTCCGGCATTTCGTCAGTTCCATTCTCAGTTTTTGTGCGTGGAACGCCTGAACCGTGCACAGGCGGGATCAATGCGTCCAGAATAATATCCTCCACAGCCTGTTCGGCCTTGATTTTCACTTCCTCTTTCTTCTGCATTCGCACCATTCCCACAGCCTGCTCTACTAAATCGCGCACCATACTTTCCACATCTCGGCCCACGTAACCTACTTCCGTAAATTTAGAAGCCTCCACTTTCACAAATGGTGCATCTGCAATTTTGGCAAGGCGACGGGCTATTTCTGTTTTTCCAACGCCGGTTGCGCCGATCATCAATATGTTATTCGGAATAATCTCTTTCTGAATGTCTGCGGGGCTGTTCATTCTTCTCCACCTGTTCCGCAAGGCGATCGCGACATTCCGTTTCGCGTCATTTTGTCCGATTATGTATTGGTCAAGCTCAAAAACGATTTGGCGGGGGGTCAGGCGATTTAAGTGTTCAGTCATCGTATGTTATATCAATAGGTAAAATAATATGTGTTTCAAACCTGCATTCTGTCAAAAACGAAATAGCAGGTCTTTTTAATAATGATCTTTCAGGAAATGAATGCATTTCAGGTCTTATCCGAAAAGAACTATGCCGGTACAAAATGTCATACTGCAACCGTTTGCATTTATTTCCGGAATTGATCCTTCTTCCATCCCCTTGCATTACATTTGTCGCGATTACACAATTCTCTGACCTATATCTGCTTCGGTTCAATGAAAAAAAGTTACTTCTGTCTGATACTATTCCTTTTAAATAGCGCTATTGTATTTGCTCAAACGGCGGAAAAGCCAAAACTGGTTGACTATGTAAACCCTTTGATGGGGACGCAATCGAAATTCAGTTTGTCGGCGGGCAATACTTACCCGGCTATTGCATTACCCTGGGGCATGAATTTCTGGATGCCGCAAACCGGAAAAATGGGTGACGGATGGAGTTATATGTACGACGCAGAGAAGATCCGCGGCTTCAAGCAGACCCACCAGCCTAGCCCCTGGATAAATGATTACGGCCAGTTTTCCATTATGCCGGTCACAGGAAAATTGAAGATCGATGAAGAGGCGCGCGCCAGCTGGTTTTCCCACAAAGCCGAAACTGCCAAACCACATTATTATAAGGTATACCTGGCAGATTACGACGTTACGACAGAGATCGCGCCTACCGAAAGAGCGGCCCAGTTCCGTTTCACATTTCCAGAATCCGACAGTTCATTTGTACTGCTTGATGCATTTGACAGAGGTTCTTACGTCAAAATTATCCCGGCAGAACGCAAGATCATCGGCTACACTACCAAAAACAGTGGTGGTGTACCGGCTAATTTTAAAAACTATTTTGTGCTGATCTTCGATAAAGCATTCACATTCAACTCGGCATTCAGAGGTAAGCAACTGGCGAAAGATACTTTGGAACTGAAGGCAAATCATGTGGGTGCGGTGATTGGTTTTAAAACAAAACGGGGCGAAAAAGTTGGATTGAAAGTAGCCTCTTCATTTATCAGTCCCGAACAGGCTGAGCTGAACCTGCAACGTGAGCTGGGTACTGACAGTTTTGATGTTACGAAAGACAAAGGTGAGAAGGCCTGGAACCAGGAGCTCTCCCGCATTCAGGTGGAAGGCGACAATATCGATCAGATCCGCACTTTTTACTCCTGCCTTTACCGCGTGCTATTATTCCCGAGGAAGTTTTATGAATTTGATAAAGCGAATAAAATAGTCCATTACAGTCCCTACAATGGCGAAGTGCTGCCGGGATATATGTTCACCGACAATGGTTTCTGGGATACTTTCCGCGCAGTTTTC
This Dyadobacter sp. UC 10 DNA region includes the following protein-coding sequences:
- a CDS encoding alpha/beta hydrolase translates to MQIVVETLTIELSTTPADKRPVYITGSFCKWLPDLEEFRMTLVEPGQYVFQFPEDAELTFPLEYKYTRGGWDQVELDQFGNPYANRVIIEKDIVVQDVVTRWQTDVLKKTDLSPIIELVSENFDIPQFGRTRKIQVLLPHDYYDRPDLSFPVLYMTDGQNLFGEGSEYGNWKIDQSLKKLATEGKSGVIIVAIDHGDEERIEELSPYANAKLGKGRGEHFLRFISETLKPYMDETYRTKTDRLNTGIGGSSVGGLLSIYAALMFPQVFGRIMAFSPSLWVSQRIYFDVIHFFEPFETRIYLYAGGKEGANMLPNFEKLTESLETQRFGYDRVQIKTNIDPKGQHSEKQWSKEFPVALKWLFF
- the hslU gene encoding ATP-dependent protease ATPase subunit HslU, producing MTEHLNRLTPRQIVFELDQYIIGQNDAKRNVAIALRNRWRRMNSPADIQKEIIPNNILMIGATGVGKTEIARRLAKIADAPFVKVEASKFTEVGYVGRDVESMVRDLVEQAVGMVRMQKKEEVKIKAEQAVEDIILDALIPPVHGSGVPRTKTENGTDEMPEDDGELNQRTRERFREKIRNGELDSRKIEIEVQQNQMPNVGMIGGAVDDVSMMNIQEMIGNMMPRRGKKRKVTVEEARKILLDEEASKLIDMDEVKVEAIKKAENLGIIFIDEIDKVASSRSGGSGGPDVSREGVQRDLLPIVEGSAVNTKHGVINTDHILFVAAGAFHVSKPSDLIPELQGRFPIRVELNSLTESDFYQILKTPKNALTKQYEAMMEAEGVELTFEDGALQEMAKIAFEVNSEVENIGARRLQTVMSLLLNDFMFDIPDVIGADSQITVTAEMVSEKLSHLVKNRDLSQYIL